The proteins below are encoded in one region of Actinomycetota bacterium:
- a CDS encoding MMPL family transporter: VAPLLLVATVVLSFAAALGVSTLVFENVFGFAGADPSFPLWTFVFLVALGTDYNIFLMTRVHEESRRHGTRRGALIGLAATGGVITSAGVVLAGTFAALGTLPLVFVTEIGFAVAFGVLLDTFVVRSVLVTALNLDVGRRIWWPSRLSRDEDVDLDELVREEPAALTR; the protein is encoded by the coding sequence TCGTCGCCCCGCTGCTGCTGGTGGCCACCGTGGTGCTGTCGTTCGCGGCCGCGCTCGGCGTGAGCACCCTGGTCTTCGAGAACGTCTTCGGGTTCGCCGGGGCCGACCCCTCGTTCCCGCTGTGGACGTTCGTGTTCCTGGTCGCCCTCGGCACCGACTACAACATCTTCCTCATGACCCGGGTCCACGAGGAGAGCCGCCGCCACGGGACGCGGCGGGGCGCGCTGATCGGCCTGGCCGCCACCGGCGGGGTGATCACCTCCGCGGGCGTGGTCCTTGCCGGGACGTTCGCCGCCCTCGGCACCCTGCCGCTGGTGTTCGTCACCGAGATCGGCTTCGCGGTCGCCTTCGGGGTGCTGCTGGACACCTTCGTGGTCCGCTCGGTGCTCGTCACCGCGCTCAACCTCGACGTCGGCCGACGGATCTGGTGGCCCAGCCGCCTGTCCCGCGACGAGGACGTCGACCTCGACGAGCTCGTCCGGGAGGAGCCGGCGGCCCTGACCCGCTGA